The following coding sequences are from one Methanococcoides orientis window:
- a CDS encoding archaellin/type IV pilin N-terminal domain-containing protein, translating into MWKNFSKDDKAFTGLEAAIVLIAFVVVAAVFSYVMLGAGFYTTQKSQEVVHTGVQQASSSVAVAGDVVIKGHTSAGSATDVIFYVTNTAGGSPVDLSKSMLTYTDPNDFVANCSWTTSCTLGDGDDLVEKGEKYQITAVLGSSGVTLPTVNEQIKLELKPPDGAVLVLQRTMPPEIGIGEYLTVY; encoded by the coding sequence ATGTGGAAAAATTTTTCAAAAGATGACAAAGCATTTACAGGACTTGAAGCAGCAATTGTCCTGATTGCCTTTGTAGTCGTGGCAGCTGTTTTCAGCTATGTCATGCTAGGGGCGGGTTTCTATACAACCCAGAAGAGCCAGGAAGTAGTACACACAGGTGTCCAGCAAGCAAGTAGCAGTGTTGCAGTAGCCGGAGATGTTGTTATTAAAGGCCATACGTCTGCCGGAAGTGCAACCGATGTTATATTCTATGTAACAAATACTGCAGGCGGATCTCCTGTAGATCTCAGCAAATCAATGTTGACTTACACGGATCCGAATGATTTTGTTGCTAACTGCAGTTGGACAACGAGTTGTACACTTGGAGATGGCGACGACCTTGTTGAGAAAGGTGAAAAATATCAGATTACCGCAGTTTTGGGTTCTAGTGGAGTTACCCTTCCTACAGTAAATGAACAAATAAAGCTTGAACTCAAGCCACCAGATGGAGCTGTACTGGTACTACAGAGAACAATGCCACCAGAAATTGGTATTGGTGAATACCTGACAGTCTATTAA
- the ahbA gene encoding siroheme decarboxylase subunit alpha: MIQLDDIDKDILNLIQLDFPLDVHPFEKMSFQLGISEEELLERMGRLNEEGAVRRIGPVINTKRVGGISTLVALKAPESKIDEIAELINQHQEVSHNYLRQADYNIWFTVSAANKERLEQIINDLQEETGCPLINLPTKRLFKIGVKFDVK, from the coding sequence ATGATACAACTTGATGATATTGATAAGGATATCCTTAATCTGATCCAGCTGGATTTTCCACTTGATGTTCATCCATTTGAAAAAATGAGCTTTCAACTGGGTATCTCTGAAGAGGAACTGCTGGAGCGTATGGGCCGTTTAAATGAAGAAGGTGCAGTGCGCCGAATTGGTCCTGTTATCAACACAAAAAGAGTAGGTGGGATCAGTACTCTTGTTGCATTAAAAGCTCCTGAATCAAAGATCGATGAGATCGCAGAGCTTATCAATCAACATCAGGAAGTTTCCCATAACTATTTGCGCCAGGCAGATTATAATATATGGTTTACAGTGTCTGCTGCTAACAAGGAACGTCTGGAGCAGATTATAAATGACCTTCAGGAAGAGACCGGCTGTCCGCTGATCAACCTGCCTACAAAGCGCCTTTTTAAGATCGGGGTGAAATTCGATGTCAAATGA
- the ahbB gene encoding siroheme decarboxylase subunit beta, translating to MSNDNVVMDEIDTRLLKLTQDGIPFVHSPFAMVAEELGIAEDEVICRIEQLQKNGFIRRFGASIGHRAIGITANAMCTWNVPDERVEEVGAVMAGFTEVTHCYERPRYPDWPYNLFTMVHSYTKEDCEYVAQEISKATGITDYNLLYSVREFKKTGVRL from the coding sequence ATGTCAAATGATAATGTTGTCATGGATGAGATCGATACTCGTCTTCTCAAGCTAACTCAGGATGGTATACCATTTGTTCATTCGCCTTTTGCTATGGTAGCAGAAGAACTGGGGATAGCTGAGGATGAGGTTATCTGCAGGATAGAACAACTTCAGAAAAATGGCTTTATTCGCAGATTTGGTGCATCCATCGGTCATCGTGCGATTGGGATCACTGCAAATGCAATGTGTACCTGGAATGTTCCTGACGAGCGTGTTGAAGAAGTGGGTGCTGTTATGGCAGGTTTTACTGAGGTTACTCACTGTTACGAAAGACCACGTTATCCTGATTGGCCTTACAACCTTTTCACCATGGTACATTCCTATACAAAGGAAGATTGTGAATACGTTGCCCAGGAGATATCAAAGGCCACCGGCATCACTGATTACAATCTCCTTTACAGTGTTCGCGAGTTTAAAAAGACCGGTGTGAGGTTGTGA
- a CDS encoding archaellin/type IV pilin N-terminal domain-containing protein, whose amino-acid sequence MFKKFFNDDKAFTGLEAAIVLVAFVVVAAVFSYVMLGAGFYTTQKSQEVVHTGVAQASSSIEISGDVIAAGASDEISNVTVFLQLTAGGSAVDINKTIITYTDSSNHASYKLSDAQMNITEDHGGDDDLLLEKFEKFEVLIDISSYHIGANDEFQIEIKPPEGASYTLQRQAPPQIDAIMTLY is encoded by the coding sequence ATGTTTAAAAAATTCTTTAATGATGATAAAGCATTTACTGGTTTGGAAGCAGCAATCGTTCTGGTCGCATTCGTGGTCGTGGCAGCAGTTTTCAGTTATGTCATGCTCGGAGCAGGTTTCTATACAACCCAGAAGAGCCAAGAAGTGGTACACACAGGTGTAGCACAGGCAAGTAGCAGTATTGAGATAAGTGGAGACGTTATTGCAGCTGGAGCTAGTGATGAAATTTCAAATGTGACCGTATTCCTGCAACTTACTGCAGGAGGTTCAGCAGTTGACATCAACAAAACCATAATCACATACACAGATTCTAGCAACCATGCATCTTACAAATTGTCTGATGCACAGATGAATATAACCGAGGATCACGGCGGAGACGACGATCTTCTCCTTGAGAAATTTGAGAAATTCGAAGTACTTATTGATATTAGCAGTTATCATATAGGTGCAAACGATGAATTCCAGATTGAAATAAAACCACCTGAAGGAGCTTCCTACACTCTGCAGAGGCAGGCACCCCCTCAGATCGATGCAATAATGACACTCTATTAA
- a CDS encoding precorrin-2 dehydrogenase/sirohydrochlorin ferrochelatase family protein, with protein MAEQTDSRSYLPLFIDLNDRKVIIFGGGSVGLRKAYLFSEYAHTMVVSADFVSELRDLASSSSVDLVSMDLLSVSDEKLEELVMGAFLVIPATNMVELNDRIAEFARRAGALVNRVDMADDVVIPSVIKRGGLTIGISTLGSSPAVSKYTRRKIETFITPQYGDMIKLQDQVRTLLKGKVAEQKTRKAILWEILEDRSVWEALEISYEKGYNIAYGIVQEHISKKG; from the coding sequence ATGGCCGAACAAACCGATAGTCGTAGCTATTTGCCACTTTTCATTGATCTAAATGACAGGAAAGTGATCATCTTTGGTGGGGGCTCTGTGGGTCTTCGCAAAGCATACCTGTTTTCGGAGTATGCACATACTATGGTTGTGAGTGCGGACTTCGTTTCTGAGCTTCGGGACCTTGCATCTTCATCTTCTGTGGATCTGGTTTCCATGGACCTTTTATCCGTATCAGACGAAAAGCTTGAAGAGCTTGTCATGGGTGCGTTCCTCGTTATTCCCGCAACCAACATGGTTGAGTTGAATGATCGAATAGCAGAATTCGCCCGCAGAGCAGGTGCATTGGTCAATCGCGTTGATATGGCAGATGATGTGGTCATTCCTTCTGTAATTAAGAGGGGGGGCCTGACCATTGGTATTTCCACACTTGGTTCCAGTCCTGCAGTATCCAAATACACTCGCAGGAAAATAGAAACTTTTATCACTCCTCAGTATGGGGATATGATCAAACTGCAGGATCAGGTTCGAACTCTCCTAAAGGGTAAAGTTGCAGAGCAAAAGACAAGAAAGGCTATTCTCTGGGAGATTCTTGAAGATCGGTCAGTATGGGAAGCTCTTGAAATTTCATATGAAAAAGGGTATAATATAGCATATGGTATAGTTCAGGAGCACATAAGCAAGAAAGGTTGA